The Vicia villosa cultivar HV-30 ecotype Madison, WI unplaced genomic scaffold, Vvil1.0 ctg.000074F_1_1, whole genome shotgun sequence genome window below encodes:
- the LOC131623575 gene encoding (+)-neomenthol dehydrogenase, with protein sequence MDPEHYFPSPSLSTRWWSKETVAVVTGGNKGIGFALVKRLAELGLTVVLAARDKQKGEHAVESIQAELGLVAPHHVHFLLLDVSDPESIKTFASSFKAKFGATLDILVNNAAVSFNELYQNSVDHAESVMKTNFYGPKLLIQELLPLFRSSSSSITRILNVSSRLGSLDKVRNEEIRRILESGELKEEEIEEMVKKFMRDVRNGTWKSEGWPMYWTDYAVSKLALNAYSKVLAKRYNSELMSVNCFCPGFTQTSMTKGKGTHTAHQAASLAATLALLPPHHLPTGKFFLLRNNTNFHLANSKL encoded by the exons ATGGATCCGGAACATTATTTTCCATCTCCTTCACTCTCAACCAG GTGGTGGTCGAAGGAAACGGTAGCGGTGGTGACCGGAGGAAACAAGGGCATAGGGTTTGCTCTTGTGAAACGTCTTGCAGAGTTGGGACTGACCGTAGTGTTAGCTGCTAGAGACAAGCAAAAAGGAGAACATGCTGTAGAGAGCATTCAAGCAGAACTAGGCCTTGTTGCACCTCATCATGTACACTTTTTACTCCTTGATGTCTCTGATCCTGAGTCTATCAAAACCTTTGCATCCTCCTTCAAAGCCAAATTCGGAGCCACTTTGGATATTCTT GTGAATAATGCAGCTGTATCATTCAATGAACTCTATCAAAACTCAGTGGACCATGCAGAAAGTGTCATGAAAACAAATTTCTATGGTCCCAAGTTGCTTATTCAGGAACTCCTTCCTCTCTTTCGTTCCTCGTCTTCTTCCATCACACGTATTCTCAATGTTAGCTCAAGACTCGGCTCTCTCGAT AAGGTGAGAAACGAGGAAATAAGAAGAATTCTGGAAAGTGGGGAGTTGAAGGAAGAGGAAATAGAGGAAATGGTGAAAAAGTTTATGAGAGATGTAAGAAATGGGACGTGGAAGAGTGAAGGGTGGCCAATGTATTGGACAGACTATGCAGTATCGAAGCTGGCTCTAAATGCATACTCGAAGGTGTTGGCTAAGAGATACAATAGTGAATTGATGAGTGTGAATTGTTTTTGCCCTGGTTTCACTCAAACCTCGATGACAAAAGGGAAGGGCACTCATACTGCTCATCAAGCTGCTTCTCTTGCTGCCACACTTGCCTTACTTCCGCCGCATCACTTGCCCACAGGGAAATTCTTCTTGCTTAGAAATAATACCAACTTCCATCTTGCTAATTCTAAACTTTGA